From a single Lentisphaera profundi genomic region:
- a CDS encoding sulfatase: MNKIISLLIFCICGAVFSEEKPNIIFIEVDDLPAHYVGVMGADFAQTPTLDTIADQGVLFTNAVCQGTMCGPSRNSLMAGVYPHNIGMYQNGPFKGLGADIWTLPKALQRAGYTTAHIGKSHLHPSKEGLTGTKEEIRTEGHRRLGFDYVWQSLGRAVVGGKEPEKGVDSYVDFLIDEGYFEQMKNDRGKATTLPDDIYLDGLFTKLSEKFISEQEDPYFLWLNYSVPHGPYDVKQAYHDRFEKTQIPKPNAMDDKGENIPSLLRPSPLKDFSKLESSQKGNCASIAFMDDQIKAILNAVELTGEKDNTIIVFFSDHGILVGEHGLHHKSTLYKEVLNPALVIYDPRQSQAKVVSAPVQLLDLLKTTLDWAGASDEDKAQPYGDSLMPLLTGQGEFNRDFAVGESPGYFAIVTEKYKYIAPFDYQKDGKIVLFDLTNDPDEIKNIADQNPELVAMFKEKAKKWLAESGEVLVQDAPPSKEEKRRKKAEKKAKEAKKKK, encoded by the coding sequence ATGAATAAAATTATCAGCCTATTAATTTTTTGTATATGTGGAGCAGTTTTCTCTGAAGAGAAGCCGAATATTATTTTTATTGAAGTCGATGATTTACCTGCCCATTATGTTGGGGTCATGGGAGCTGATTTTGCTCAGACACCTACTTTAGATACAATCGCCGATCAAGGTGTATTATTTACAAATGCAGTGTGCCAGGGCACGATGTGTGGACCCTCGAGGAATTCTCTCATGGCGGGTGTGTATCCTCATAATATAGGGATGTACCAGAATGGCCCTTTCAAAGGTTTGGGTGCGGATATTTGGACTTTGCCGAAAGCCCTACAGCGAGCGGGCTATACTACGGCTCATATAGGAAAAAGTCATCTTCATCCAAGTAAGGAAGGTTTAACAGGTACGAAAGAAGAAATTCGTACGGAAGGCCATAGGCGCTTAGGTTTTGATTATGTATGGCAGTCTTTGGGGCGTGCAGTTGTGGGTGGCAAGGAGCCCGAGAAGGGGGTAGATAGTTATGTAGATTTCTTGATAGATGAAGGCTATTTTGAGCAGATGAAAAATGATCGAGGTAAAGCCACTACTTTACCTGATGATATATATTTGGATGGCTTGTTTACCAAGCTCTCCGAGAAGTTCATTTCAGAGCAAGAAGACCCCTATTTTTTGTGGTTGAACTACTCAGTTCCCCATGGTCCTTACGACGTAAAACAAGCTTACCATGACCGTTTTGAAAAAACTCAAATTCCAAAACCAAATGCTATGGATGATAAAGGTGAAAATATTCCTTCATTATTACGGCCAAGTCCATTAAAAGATTTTTCTAAATTAGAGAGTAGTCAGAAAGGGAATTGTGCGAGTATAGCTTTTATGGATGATCAAATTAAAGCTATTTTAAATGCTGTAGAGCTTACGGGAGAAAAAGATAATACGATTATCGTGTTCTTTAGTGATCATGGCATATTGGTGGGTGAACATGGTTTACATCATAAAAGTACTCTTTACAAAGAAGTTCTTAATCCAGCGTTAGTTATTTATGATCCTCGTCAATCGCAGGCTAAAGTTGTCAGTGCTCCCGTACAATTGTTAGATTTACTTAAAACCACCCTCGATTGGGCTGGAGCCTCTGATGAGGATAAAGCTCAGCCTTATGGGGATAGTTTAATGCCTTTGCTTACTGGCCAAGGTGAATTCAATAGAGATTTTGCAGTAGGAGAATCACCGGGATATTTCGCAATCGTAACGGAGAAATATAAATATATTGCTCCCTTTGATTATCAAAAAGATGGCAAGATTGTCTTGTTTGATCTAACAAATGATCCCGATGAAATCAAGAATATTGCCGATCAAAACCCCGAGCTAGTCGCTATGTTTAAAGAAAAAGCGAAAAAGTGGTTGGCGGAGTCAGGAGAAGTTTTGGTTCAGGATGCACCACCAAGTAAAGAAGAGAAGCGCCGTAAAAAAGCTGAAAAAAAGGCAAAAGAAGCCAAGAAGAAGAAATAA
- a CDS encoding transposase, whose protein sequence is MAHNRVKESCSDQSVYYLVTNRIAGGRMLFRDQEKQKLKDLLFKGCARFSYQLIDYVFMDNHFHLLIKIPPTSQMDDVELLQRFRLHKQNEEITFINSAQKDDFRDQIHDISFVIGNFEQRFVQWFNKEHSSWGRLFGQRFDSEMIEVSAQSDSLLRVMAYISLNPVRAGIVSDPKNFHFCGYSDRLAGGDIGKSDDEFFDLFCRGIEANDIRDKQKNFREVFRAYMLGLRRYENADSQTLAEFFREVNLSEELAWDDLFIHKCRFFTKCLVIGSEAFVREKLVKFSAKMKWKKIHEPYTEDEWNDIYSLKPRRKSG, encoded by the coding sequence ATGGCTCATAATCGAGTTAAAGAAAGTTGTTCAGATCAATCTGTTTATTATCTTGTAACTAATCGCATTGCTGGCGGGCGAATGTTATTCAGAGATCAGGAAAAACAGAAGCTCAAAGATTTGTTATTTAAGGGATGCGCAAGATTCAGTTATCAGCTAATTGATTATGTTTTCATGGATAATCATTTTCATTTATTGATCAAAATCCCTCCTACTTCTCAGATGGATGACGTGGAGCTCTTACAGCGTTTTCGACTTCATAAACAAAATGAAGAAATCACTTTTATTAACTCAGCGCAGAAGGATGATTTTCGAGATCAAATCCATGACATTTCTTTTGTCATTGGAAACTTTGAACAGCGATTCGTTCAGTGGTTCAATAAGGAGCATAGCTCCTGGGGGCGTTTGTTTGGTCAGAGATTTGATTCGGAAATGATTGAAGTTTCAGCTCAATCAGATTCTTTACTTCGGGTCATGGCTTATATCTCTTTGAATCCAGTTCGAGCCGGAATTGTTTCTGATCCAAAAAACTTTCATTTCTGTGGATATTCAGATCGTTTGGCAGGCGGCGATATTGGTAAATCAGACGATGAGTTCTTTGATCTCTTTTGTCGTGGGATCGAAGCTAATGACATCAGAGATAAACAAAAGAATTTCAGAGAGGTTTTTAGGGCGTATATGCTCGGCTTAAGGCGTTATGAAAACGCCGATTCACAAACTTTGGCGGAATTCTTCAGAGAAGTGAATTTATCTGAGGAGCTCGCTTGGGATGATCTTTTTATTCATAAATGCCGATTCTTCACTAAATGCCTTGTGATTGGGTCTGAGGCTTTCGTTCGGGAGAAGTTGGTCAAATTCTCAGCTAAGATGAAATGGAAAAAGATTCATGAACCCTACACTGAGGATGAATGGAATGATATTTATTCGCTCAAACCTCGTAGGAAATCGGGATAA
- a CDS encoding NAD(P)/FAD-dependent oxidoreductase: MNSNPKPNYDLIVIGGGAAGLMCTSLAAKRGKKVLLIDHNAKPGRKIIISGGGRCNFTNLNIQPDRYISQNPRFCISALKRYTQHDFIKLVKSHGLTYNEKTLGQLFCDQKSPAILAMLQEECRSDDVTMQYQCEISYVHKLSSGFEVKTSSGTVTSSKIVIASGGLSMPKIGATNFAYNIAKQFNLSLIPTQPGLVPLTLSGDKLDLAISLAGTALDCNVFLDKKTSFRENMLFTHRGLSGPAILQISSYWRESQEVFFNFLPDQNPETFLQDLRKNNPKETLGQVLKPLLPKKFIALFLCPPEKAIAQLSKKELAQINDRLFRCAIIPSGTEGYRTAEVTLGGLDTKELSSKTMEVKQVPGLYFIGEAVDVTGWLGGYNFQWAWSSAAACAESL; the protein is encoded by the coding sequence ATGAACTCGAATCCTAAGCCTAACTACGACCTCATTGTTATTGGTGGCGGTGCCGCCGGACTCATGTGTACTAGCCTCGCCGCTAAACGTGGCAAAAAAGTCTTGCTCATTGACCACAACGCTAAACCGGGCCGCAAAATCATCATCTCGGGTGGCGGACGCTGCAATTTTACTAACTTAAATATTCAGCCCGATCGCTACATCTCACAAAACCCAAGATTCTGTATTTCTGCTCTTAAGCGCTACACTCAGCACGACTTCATCAAGCTAGTCAAAAGCCACGGACTTACTTATAACGAGAAAACTCTTGGCCAACTTTTTTGTGACCAGAAATCACCTGCAATACTTGCTATGCTTCAAGAAGAATGTCGCTCCGATGATGTCACCATGCAGTACCAATGCGAAATTAGCTATGTTCATAAGCTCTCTAGCGGTTTTGAAGTCAAGACCTCTAGCGGAACAGTCACAAGCTCAAAGATTGTCATTGCCAGTGGCGGCTTATCTATGCCCAAAATTGGCGCCACTAACTTTGCCTATAACATAGCTAAACAGTTTAATCTATCTCTCATCCCAACACAGCCCGGATTAGTGCCACTCACGCTCAGCGGGGACAAACTTGACCTTGCCATAAGCCTTGCGGGAACCGCATTAGACTGCAACGTTTTTCTCGACAAAAAAACTTCCTTTAGAGAAAACATGCTTTTCACTCACAGAGGTCTCTCTGGACCCGCCATCCTGCAAATCTCCTCCTATTGGCGCGAGAGCCAGGAAGTCTTTTTTAACTTTCTTCCGGATCAGAATCCCGAAACCTTCCTGCAAGATCTTCGCAAAAACAATCCGAAAGAGACCCTTGGACAAGTTCTAAAGCCTCTACTCCCGAAAAAATTTATTGCATTATTTTTGTGCCCTCCGGAAAAAGCTATTGCTCAACTCTCTAAAAAAGAACTTGCTCAAATCAATGATAGACTCTTTCGCTGCGCCATCATCCCATCGGGAACCGAAGGATATCGTACTGCCGAAGTTACTTTAGGCGGACTCGATACCAAAGAACTCTCTAGCAAAACTATGGAAGTTAAACAAGTCCCAGGACTCTACTTCATTGGCGAAGCCGTCGATGTTACTGGATGGTTAGGCGGCTACAACTTCCAATGGGCATGGAGTTCTGCCGCTGCTTGCGCTGAGAGCCTTTAA
- a CDS encoding ubiquinone/menaquinone biosynthesis methyltransferase, translating to MDKLTPINKSDADKWRKDVEDMFQEIADTYEKINTFISMGMDKGWRLKLLKRLKHYYDPSHPVLDIGCGPGSLSALAKKHLPEARFLSSDICPRFLEIAANSGNAQDVLRLSASDLPFKNECTSAVTSAFVLRNLPDLERFYKECYRILRPGGVIAMLDLTQPKFKPISFFHSLYMALALPLGAKIYGSRIEAYEYLDRSIKNCLAPQDMNALLEKCGFTVKHTDSLCLGTVTIYTAVKE from the coding sequence ATGGATAAACTTACACCAATCAACAAAAGCGATGCCGATAAATGGCGGAAAGATGTCGAAGATATGTTCCAGGAAATCGCTGATACTTATGAGAAAATCAATACTTTCATCTCTATGGGCATGGACAAAGGATGGCGCCTTAAACTTCTTAAACGTTTAAAGCATTACTACGACCCTAGTCACCCTGTCTTAGACATTGGCTGTGGCCCCGGCTCACTCTCTGCCTTAGCTAAAAAACACCTCCCTGAAGCTCGTTTCCTCAGCTCAGATATCTGCCCTAGGTTCTTAGAGATTGCTGCCAATTCAGGCAATGCTCAAGACGTACTCAGGCTTTCAGCCTCTGATTTACCTTTCAAAAATGAATGTACGAGTGCAGTGACTTCAGCTTTTGTTTTAAGAAATTTACCTGACTTGGAACGCTTTTATAAAGAATGCTACAGAATCCTTCGTCCAGGCGGAGTCATCGCCATGCTGGATTTAACTCAACCCAAGTTCAAACCAATTAGTTTTTTTCACTCGCTATACATGGCGCTTGCCCTTCCACTAGGAGCAAAAATCTACGGTTCTCGTATCGAAGCATACGAATACCTCGATCGCTCTATTAAAAACTGTTTAGCTCCCCAAGATATGAATGCCCTATTAGAAAAATGTGGCTTCACGGTCAAACATACCGATAGCTTGTGTCTTGGAACAGTAACGATTTACACTGCCGTAAAGGAATAA
- a CDS encoding menaquinone biosynthetic enzyme MqnA/MqnD family protein — translation MLKLGLINYLNAFPFSWPITRDQNPAKNWQFILARPGKLNQLLAQGELQMSLVSAFEYLRNQQDYVIAPGISLSSKGYVNSVKLVSKVPIDELDGKTIHTTSASATSISILSILLGERNIKVKQLINYDCHQGVPQDAIAALTIGDEALTEDFSTFTHSWDLGAAWRESFNRDIVFALCAIRKDALVEYASEIDLLVNKLQNAPSESFACEETFAKACRKTYPEITKPMSYLHNLHFECGETEISNFNFYIELCAKHKLIDHVFKAQYYTNQPGYQHG, via the coding sequence ATGCTTAAACTGGGTTTAATCAATTATTTAAATGCCTTTCCATTTTCCTGGCCCATTACCCGAGACCAAAATCCGGCAAAAAACTGGCAGTTTATTTTAGCCCGCCCAGGAAAGCTCAACCAACTCCTTGCTCAAGGCGAACTGCAGATGAGTCTCGTCTCAGCCTTTGAGTACCTAAGAAATCAGCAAGATTATGTCATTGCTCCTGGTATTTCACTATCATCCAAAGGCTATGTAAACTCTGTGAAATTGGTCTCAAAAGTTCCTATTGATGAACTTGATGGCAAAACGATCCACACCACTTCCGCTTCGGCTACATCCATCTCTATACTTAGTATTCTTTTAGGCGAAAGAAATATTAAAGTAAAACAGCTCATTAATTATGACTGCCACCAAGGAGTCCCTCAGGACGCCATTGCCGCACTCACCATTGGCGACGAAGCCTTAACAGAAGATTTTTCCACTTTCACTCACTCATGGGATCTCGGTGCTGCTTGGCGAGAAAGTTTTAATCGCGACATTGTCTTTGCGCTTTGCGCCATTCGCAAAGACGCCCTAGTAGAGTACGCCTCTGAGATAGACTTACTGGTTAACAAACTTCAAAATGCACCCTCCGAATCCTTTGCCTGCGAAGAAACTTTCGCTAAGGCCTGCCGCAAAACTTACCCCGAAATTACGAAGCCTATGTCTTACTTACACAACCTCCATTTTGAATGTGGCGAAACGGAAATCTCTAACTTTAACTTCTACATCGAACTTTGTGCCAAACACAAACTCATTGATCACGTCTTCAAAGCTCAATACTACACGAATCAACCCGGATATCAGCATGGATAA
- a CDS encoding UbiX family flavin prenyltransferase, translating into MSQKTYILAISGASGSYFAKTCLKSMVQTGAKVFLVASPTAKQIWLEEMNEGSLEDFIKTFSPDEQALIQHENIKNLSAAISSGSFRHDGMIIMPCSAKCLAAIANGFSSNLIERAADVCLKERFPLVIGLRETPLSAIHLENALKLSRIGAQIVPCIPGFYHGDNSFEGMVNFVAGKALDQINIDHKLFKRWKEDDHA; encoded by the coding sequence ATGAGCCAAAAAACCTACATCCTTGCCATTAGTGGCGCCTCGGGCTCCTACTTTGCCAAAACTTGCCTGAAATCTATGGTCCAGACTGGAGCCAAAGTCTTTCTCGTCGCATCTCCTACTGCCAAGCAAATTTGGCTCGAAGAAATGAATGAAGGAAGCCTAGAAGACTTCATTAAAACTTTCTCCCCTGATGAACAAGCACTCATACAACATGAGAATATAAAAAACCTCAGTGCCGCTATTTCATCCGGGAGCTTTCGTCATGATGGCATGATTATCATGCCCTGCTCTGCAAAGTGTCTTGCGGCGATCGCAAATGGCTTTTCATCAAATCTCATTGAACGTGCGGCCGATGTCTGCCTCAAAGAACGCTTCCCCCTAGTGATCGGCTTACGCGAAACTCCTTTAAGTGCCATTCATCTAGAGAACGCCCTCAAGCTTTCACGAATTGGAGCACAAATCGTGCCTTGCATACCAGGTTTTTATCATGGCGACAACAGCTTTGAAGGCATGGTTAATTTTGTTGCGGGAAAAGCACTCGATCAAATTAATATAGACCACAAGCTCTTTAAACGCTGGAAAGAAGACGATCATGCTTAA
- a CDS encoding polyprenyl synthetase family protein, whose protein sequence is MQSDTLKSLKQITESHTSSLAKCNDLIQDTLHSSAPQTSDLSHALKNSRGKQLRPLLVFTLLDKHAEAPILAAVCESIHCASLVHDDLIDDCALRRNLPTMNAVHGNSIALLLGDLLFTSIFSLSSRLSSWVTADAASTVKELIEGELLQQAYKGNIEVTKQQYFTVLQKKTGALLSLCTKAASRLANKTPNDIKLVGEYADSFGLIFQIADDWADFCKAGEQDNKDRGADIGNGFITLPWILMLEHAPPELKIKLVDLITSQQRCGLNHPLVQEIFTLIQVDKKMQLEIDTLERQARQALQNMSSSMPIDELEVYLNTALSTFQK, encoded by the coding sequence ATGCAGTCTGATACACTAAAAAGCCTCAAACAAATCACCGAATCTCATACCTCATCCTTGGCCAAATGTAATGACCTTATCCAGGACACCCTGCATTCAAGCGCCCCCCAGACTAGTGATCTGTCTCATGCTTTAAAAAATTCACGCGGAAAGCAGCTTCGTCCCCTACTCGTTTTCACACTCTTAGATAAGCACGCTGAGGCTCCAATCCTTGCTGCCGTATGTGAAAGTATTCATTGTGCGAGCTTAGTTCACGATGACCTCATTGATGACTGCGCACTGCGACGTAATTTACCCACTATGAATGCCGTACATGGCAACTCCATTGCTTTACTTCTCGGCGACCTACTCTTCACCTCTATTTTTTCTTTATCTTCCCGATTGTCTTCTTGGGTTACGGCTGACGCTGCCTCTACTGTCAAAGAATTAATCGAAGGCGAACTGCTTCAACAAGCCTACAAAGGTAATATCGAAGTTACTAAGCAACAATACTTTACTGTTTTACAGAAAAAAACCGGCGCACTTCTAAGTCTATGCACCAAAGCAGCGTCTCGATTGGCTAATAAAACTCCAAATGATATCAAACTTGTTGGTGAATACGCCGATAGCTTCGGCCTTATCTTCCAAATTGCCGACGACTGGGCTGATTTCTGCAAAGCTGGCGAACAAGACAACAAAGATCGTGGGGCTGATATTGGCAATGGCTTTATTACTCTCCCTTGGATTTTAATGCTCGAGCACGCACCCCCTGAGCTAAAAATAAAACTTGTTGATTTAATCACGAGCCAACAACGCTGTGGTCTTAATCACCCCTTAGTTCAAGAAATCTTCACCCTCATCCAAGTCGATAAAAAAATGCAACTAGAAATTGATACGCTCGAAAGACAAGCACGCCAAGCACTTCAAAACATGAGTTCGTCGATGCCTATTGATGAACTCGAAGTTTACCTCAACACTGCCTTGAGTACTTTTCAAAAATGA
- the ppk1 gene encoding polyphosphate kinase 1, whose protein sequence is MSNYFNRELSWMEFNYRVLNEAKTESVPLLERLLFLGITSTNFDEFFMVRVATTIRAMRDNLKPSVAQISYFDVLNGINEKAHEMCKEQYRILNRDILPALKKEGLEFVKEFDEAELQYLNQVYEQEIFSVLTPLRVDTNKSIHNFVNLQMYLAVTLDKKSTEEVEREFAVIPMPSSLKRLWELPGVTGKKRKFVFLEDLVRMFAERLFPGFRVVESSCFRLTKDADLAVDEDDDTNLLTAMEELIVQRGQSFPIRLEIDTQSEDIRERLKALFQINSAGVYMVDGPVNLKGLMEICFRSGYDHLHYDTRKPKFPRDLKQGENIFEAVSQRDILMHHPYESFDPVLELLNQAVDDPDVLSIKMTLYRTSGSKSPVADALLRAARNGKQVTALVELKARFDEQQNIRWATQLEKVGATVIYGLAQLKVHCKFLMVTRREKSGVRRYVHLGTGNYNEKTATLYTDMGFMTSRDELTYEAALFFNSITGYSDLPQMDYIFMAPTTMKPKFLQLVNRETKIAENGGKGAIRAQFNSLSDPDMIEALYKASQAGVKISLNIRGICMLKPGLEGLSDNITVVSVIGRYLEHSRIYYFSNGGKEEMYLASADWMTRNLNRRVELMFPVFENKHKERIKHILDTMLGDNRKAHVLQQDGTYTKRNRGKNNAQDLFYKEAVEASKEDISEGLKVRRKPE, encoded by the coding sequence ATGTCAAATTATTTTAATCGTGAACTTTCTTGGATGGAGTTCAATTATCGCGTTTTAAATGAAGCAAAAACCGAGAGCGTTCCGCTTTTGGAGCGGCTCCTGTTTTTAGGAATAACGAGTACCAATTTTGATGAATTTTTTATGGTTCGTGTGGCAACAACTATTCGTGCTATGCGAGATAACTTAAAACCTAGCGTCGCGCAAATTTCCTATTTTGATGTATTGAACGGCATTAATGAAAAAGCTCACGAGATGTGTAAAGAACAATACAGGATTTTAAACAGGGATATCCTGCCCGCTTTGAAAAAAGAAGGCCTAGAATTTGTCAAAGAATTTGATGAGGCGGAATTGCAGTACCTCAATCAAGTTTATGAGCAAGAAATCTTTTCAGTTCTTACTCCATTGCGCGTCGACACCAATAAATCGATTCACAACTTTGTGAATTTGCAGATGTACCTGGCGGTTACTTTAGATAAAAAATCAACAGAGGAAGTGGAACGAGAATTTGCAGTAATCCCCATGCCTTCAAGTTTGAAACGGCTGTGGGAATTGCCTGGTGTTACAGGTAAGAAGCGTAAGTTTGTCTTTTTAGAGGATTTAGTTCGCATGTTTGCGGAGCGTTTATTTCCAGGTTTTAGAGTTGTGGAAAGTTCTTGTTTCCGCCTTACCAAAGATGCAGATTTGGCTGTGGATGAAGATGACGATACGAACCTCTTGACCGCAATGGAAGAATTAATTGTTCAACGTGGACAAAGTTTCCCGATTCGCTTAGAGATTGATACCCAGAGTGAAGATATACGCGAGCGTTTAAAAGCTCTTTTTCAGATCAATTCTGCGGGGGTTTACATGGTGGATGGCCCTGTGAATCTCAAAGGCTTGATGGAGATATGTTTCAGAAGTGGCTATGATCACCTGCACTACGATACGAGGAAGCCTAAATTCCCGAGAGACTTAAAGCAGGGAGAAAACATTTTTGAGGCCGTAAGTCAAAGGGATATACTCATGCATCATCCTTATGAGTCCTTTGATCCCGTATTGGAATTGTTAAATCAAGCCGTGGATGATCCCGATGTTTTATCCATCAAGATGACGCTGTATAGAACTTCCGGTTCAAAATCTCCAGTGGCAGATGCACTTTTGCGAGCTGCGCGAAATGGCAAGCAAGTCACTGCACTAGTCGAGTTAAAAGCTAGGTTTGACGAGCAACAAAATATTCGCTGGGCGACACAGCTTGAGAAAGTGGGTGCCACGGTAATTTATGGATTAGCACAGTTAAAAGTCCACTGTAAATTTTTGATGGTGACTCGTCGCGAAAAATCAGGTGTTCGTCGTTACGTTCATTTGGGTACGGGTAACTACAATGAGAAGACTGCCACTCTGTATACAGATATGGGCTTCATGACGAGTCGTGATGAACTCACTTATGAAGCGGCACTTTTCTTTAATTCGATTACGGGTTATTCCGACTTGCCACAAATGGACTATATCTTTATGGCACCAACGACCATGAAACCCAAGTTTTTACAGCTTGTTAATCGCGAAACCAAGATTGCTGAGAATGGTGGAAAGGGTGCCATTCGCGCCCAGTTTAATTCACTCTCGGATCCAGATATGATTGAAGCCCTTTATAAAGCATCGCAAGCGGGGGTAAAAATCAGTTTGAATATTCGTGGTATCTGTATGCTAAAACCAGGTCTAGAAGGTTTAAGTGACAATATTACAGTCGTATCAGTTATAGGTCGATATTTGGAGCATAGTCGTATTTATTATTTCTCTAACGGTGGTAAAGAGGAGATGTACTTAGCGTCCGCAGATTGGATGACACGTAATCTAAACCGCCGTGTAGAATTGATGTTTCCAGTATTTGAAAATAAGCACAAAGAACGAATTAAGCATATTTTAGATACGATGTTGGGGGATAATCGCAAGGCTCATGTCCTGCAGCAAGATGGTACCTATACAAAGCGTAATCGCGGTAAAAATAATGCACAAGATCTCTTTTATAAAGAGGCAGTAGAAGCCAGTAAAGAAGATATTTCAGAAGGCTTAAAAGTCCGTCGTAAACCTGAATAA
- a CDS encoding transcriptional activator RfaH has protein sequence MFDGDWYCLYTKPRQENLAARSATDEGFPTFNPQIETRKVLRGKASYVNMPLFPSYIFIQADEDSLDKARFLRGVNRIIGFGRDGSSLPIPAIILETLSTFLDDNVYKHDMHDLKNGDKVTVLDGPLKGIEAIFKKGLKDGERAIVLFELFSNYQEAQVEMENLIKSDD, from the coding sequence ATGTTCGATGGCGATTGGTATTGTCTCTATACCAAACCTAGACAAGAGAACCTCGCTGCACGGTCAGCTACAGATGAAGGCTTTCCCACTTTTAATCCACAGATTGAAACACGTAAAGTACTTCGCGGCAAAGCCTCGTATGTAAATATGCCATTATTCCCTTCTTATATTTTCATTCAAGCAGATGAAGATAGCTTAGACAAAGCGCGCTTTCTCAGAGGAGTCAACCGCATCATCGGTTTCGGAAGAGATGGCTCATCACTACCTATCCCTGCAATCATCTTAGAAACGCTATCGACTTTCCTCGATGACAATGTTTATAAACACGATATGCATGACCTCAAAAACGGCGATAAAGTCACCGTGCTTGATGGCCCTTTGAAAGGGATTGAAGCTATCTTTAAAAAAGGTCTCAAAGATGGTGAACGCGCTATTGTCTTATTTGAGCTCTTCTCAAACTACCAAGAAGCACAAGTGGAAATGGAAAACCTTATAAAATCAGACGATTAG
- a CDS encoding 6-bladed beta-propeller, protein MKTFTFIALSSLSIFAHAPNDDHKHKAAPDHQQVQQDEIIGHGSHQYKVHKDWGKLDKTKYPIKNCHAMIQLKDGNFVALCDDNKHNFLKYSPEGKLLKAWIKEYPGAHGIEVFEKDGKDHFVVVDSGWAVRNGKQYRETGRVAITTAAGQLVFALGHPQTVGAYEPGQKYMPCDAAVAPNGDIYVADGYGSQWVLQYDKNGRFISKFGGASDPDKNAILRNSHGISIDLRDPQNPKLLVSSRGENKIKVFTMDGKFIENIDLPGAFGGQAVVHGENLYVGVCWSKKDGTGKKLNESGFVAILDKDNKVISCPGGSEPQYVDGEIQPMYQTTKTFYHVHDLCVDTQGNIFVVQWKAKGAYPIKLEIIKK, encoded by the coding sequence ATGAAAACCTTCACCTTTATCGCACTTAGTTCACTCTCAATCTTTGCACATGCCCCGAATGATGACCATAAACACAAAGCCGCGCCCGACCATCAACAAGTACAGCAAGATGAAATAATCGGTCATGGCTCACACCAGTACAAAGTTCACAAGGATTGGGGCAAGCTAGACAAAACTAAGTATCCGATCAAAAATTGCCATGCTATGATTCAACTCAAAGATGGAAATTTTGTAGCTCTCTGCGATGATAATAAACACAACTTCCTTAAGTACAGCCCCGAAGGAAAATTATTGAAGGCATGGATCAAAGAATACCCTGGTGCTCACGGCATCGAAGTTTTTGAAAAAGATGGAAAGGACCATTTTGTTGTGGTCGATAGTGGTTGGGCCGTACGAAATGGTAAGCAATACCGAGAAACGGGTCGCGTCGCTATTACTACCGCAGCAGGACAGCTAGTCTTTGCTCTCGGTCATCCGCAAACAGTCGGTGCCTATGAACCCGGACAAAAATACATGCCTTGTGATGCGGCAGTCGCTCCAAATGGCGATATTTATGTTGCTGACGGCTACGGCTCACAGTGGGTTTTACAGTATGATAAAAATGGTCGCTTCATCAGTAAATTTGGTGGCGCTAGTGATCCCGATAAAAATGCTATCTTACGTAACTCCCACGGTATCTCTATTGATTTGCGAGATCCGCAAAACCCGAAACTTTTAGTCAGTTCTCGTGGCGAAAATAAGATCAAAGTCTTCACTATGGACGGTAAATTCATCGAAAATATTGATCTCCCTGGCGCTTTTGGTGGCCAGGCCGTTGTCCATGGCGAAAATCTCTATGTCGGCGTTTGTTGGTCAAAAAAAGATGGTACAGGCAAAAAACTAAATGAATCAGGTTTTGTAGCGATTCTGGATAAAGATAACAAAGTCATTTCTTGTCCCGGTGGCAGCGAGCCTCAATATGTCGATGGTGAAATTCAACCTATGTATCAAACAACTAAGACTTTCTATCATGTGCACGACCTCTGTGTCGATACCCAAGGAAATATTTTTGTGGTGCAATGGAAGGCAAAAGGTGCTTACCCTATAAAATTGGAAATCATAAAAAAATGA